aaaaatcctggatccacccctgctACTGTACCTACTACTTTTGTAAAATAAACTTCCATAATATTCTTTCATTCttggaaataaataaaactacTTGGATTTAAATCAAGGCTAGTAAAAGGTTCTTGCCTGTAGTCTGGATGTAAATCCTCCACAGAGAAGACAAGATGGAAGAAAAAATTCTCCCCACATTTCCTCAGGAAGACTATCAACTAAGTAGTGATCTGAATCATTGTAAGTTTTCAAGAACTCTTTAAGTGCCATGTGATCAGCAGATTTAGCTCTGTTCTCCTTTTTTCCATAATCAACTCTTACATTTACATCTCCGTACTTTTCCCTGTCGAGCATAAACAACAGAATGCCTTGGTAAAACTGTTACTGCATCAAAACTTTAGTAGGACGTACACCATGCCTAGCGACCGGCCATATCCTCATCTTTCTGAGTCCTTGTCGTTATGAATCACCTTGtgcagttattattattaaaataatagtGACAAGCTCAGGTGGCTTAACAGCTCAGTCACAACTTCTCACCTTAAATAACTGTCTGTCCAGAGGTCAAAGGCTGGGGATAATCTTGAAGCTCCTTTAAATATGACTGGTTGCCCTTTCAACACATAATCGTTATAAAAATCTTGTGGATGAGGCACGTATTTTATTGATTCCACTGGACCATCGGGTGGCCTGTGAGATCCTAACGGTTGAAGATGACCTGTTGGGATTGCTTCTTGTTGGGAGAAAAGAAAAATCGACTGAAAAAGAGAAACGCAAACATCCTTGATCCATTTGGACTGGTGAGTTACAAATCAAAGGAACTGGGACCTACCCAACATCATCGTTTCAATATTGCGGACAATCGAATGTTTGAATTCTAAGAGCTGCAATCGGAGTGGTATTAACTGGATAAAAGTACTAATCATGTCAGACGTTGATTCTAGTGACGAGGAACGAAAGGCGTTTGCAGAAACTCCAGCTAACAATCCGGAACCAAATATAGTAGATTTCCTTCCTGCATCCATCCCACATGAAGATGAACAGGAGACTGATGCAAGATGCAATCTGTCGAAAATAAGAGAAGAGGATTTAGATCAAGAACTTTCACCGTCACCTAATATTTTGCTCGAATCATGTGAAAAAGGAATGGTCGATCGCGTCGTGGAGATATTAGAGCTTAAAGCGTCACTCATCAACTGTAAAGATGAAGACGGATATTCACCCCTTCACAGAGCATGTTACAATGGACATTTGGATGTCGTCGGGGTTCTTTTGGAAAGGGGCGCAGATGTGAGAGCAGTCACAGAGGACGGATGGCAACCTTTACACTGCGCCTGCAGATGGGGTTAGTAACTGGCCCCTCGCCTGACAAGCCGAgcgatttttttcactttgggTCGACGCTTCTATGttatcattaaaaaaattctaaaGGAAAGAATTGTTCAAAAGCAACGTTAACGTCAATCTGGAGTAAGTATTGATCAGATTGCTCAGTCAGTTGAGCATTACGTCCTAGACAACCGTGCTGGAGGTTGTTGGTtcaagactttcttttgttctgGGATGAGCGATATAGACCAAAGGACCAGACCTAAGCCTTTTCCAGGTAACAAAAACTGTGTGGAACGTTAAATACCCACTCGTGTTTGAGAAGGATAAAAGTTTTTGTGCACGTGGTCCTCCAGCCTCATTCTTGACAGGGACGTAGACCATTTCCTAATTCTTTGTAAACTGTATAAGCTGTAGTTCTCCAAACCGCATTGTGGTCTGGAAAATCTCTAGTTGGAGTGGCTAATGAATTATTTAGTTTACCTTAACTTTTTGGCCTCGGGTCAAACTTAATCCAGGATGAAGACTAACCATATTCTTAACATGAAAAAACTTGGTCCTGTTAGGATAAGAGTAGATTTGTGCAAAATAGTTTTTGATTGGCAAGGTCAAATGGTAAGGATTAATGATTAATTTTGAGATTGCTTCCACTGCAGAGAcgaaaactcattttatgtTACCCCTATTTTTGACAGGAAAGACAGCTGTTGCCTCTTTGCTCTTACAAAATGGTGCTGATATTAATGCACAAACCAATGGCAAACAGACTGCTCTTCATTTTGCTGCCAGTGGAGTTGGAGGAACCACGACGTTACAATTGCTCCTTTGTAACAGGTGGCTGGATGCCTCTGTGCGCAATATGCAAAATGAAACTGCGTATGACATTGCTTATCGTAGTGGAAAACATTACAAGCTGTTTGAAATTGTGGAGGATTGTATAAATgtcaaataaataagaaataaaaaagtgaTTTGGAAATGGAAGTGGAAATGGTTTAaaatggaatttgtttacccaAGGCACACCTTAAGAGGCTCAGGAGCTggttcaacatgtgtccgtgcattccggatcgaataGGAATTTggcaatgttggtttttgaggagaggggaaaaccggagtacccgaagaaaagcCTCTCAAAGCAAggaaagaaccaacaacaaactcaacccacatatgatgccagGACCGGGAATCGAAGCGgggctacattggtgggaggcgagagcTCTCACCGCTTTGCCACCCCTGCTCCCCTTTTATTACTTCAATGGAAAATTATGGCAGTAAAGGCTGGTTTTTGCCAGTGATGTATTAAGATTACAATATATCCATACATAATAATTTGTTAACATAGGGCCTTTTGTCATAACAAGACTTTTATGACTTTGCATATTTGCTTGAGTTTAAGCATGCATTACTGGTGAAAACTAGCTTTGAATGTGGGTACCTCAAAGTAAACAAGAGGTAACTGTTTTGCCTAGCAAAGGTAATAAAGAGCACATGAATTGCCATCCAAGAATTGTGATTTCAATTGATTCTCAGCTTTGTCCACACAATGAGATTTTTTACAGAttcattttagtttttgaatgaAATATGATATATGAAATTTGTATGTCTCAGTGTACTACGCATCTAAACTGGGTATGTAGACGTACGAGACTCTTTATTGCATCATACACTAAACACACTCATCAAAACGTACCTCTATTCACCACGGGCTCGCAATTTTACCAAGATGGCGACCAGCGTTCGTTCATGGGTCATAGACTCGCTGGAAGGCCCAAATGCAACTGTGTATGGTATTCTTATTGCTACTCTTATTGTGATCCTCACGGCAGGTTGGTAACGAAGGTTTCTCTGTTAATTGAGATAATCCTTTTCCCGAATTCTCTTTCATTTGACAAGTTCAAATAAGCAGGTTCACTGATGACGTGTTTAAAGACACCCTCTGATAGAAACGGATAATGTGTGAACCTGAGGAACTTTCTTAAGGACAGTTTCAATACTTCAGTCAGTCACTATAAgcttttaacttttctttcagTACTGTATTTTGTATTTGGAAGAAATCGCTCTCGAGGTCGTAGTATTCTCTTGATTGGCTTGACGGACTCGGGAAAAACACTGTTGTTTAGTAGGGTGAGTATCGTTTACTCAGTATATGTTTACATTTTTAATAATCAAATTCTTTAGAGGTTGAGACCAACAACACTACTTTTCCCAAAGCCTTTGGGGGAAGTGCCTTTTTTGTCCATCACTTTCAAGTGTTGCATGAAAAGGTATTGAAGGTGAAAACCAAAAGTTGAACAGGCTAATGTCATTCAAAGGTTGTTAGAGGTGTGCACAATAATCGAAATTGGGGAAACATTAAAATTATATTTACTGTAATCACACTTACAAGTGTATTGGGTGTGGAAAGATGAACAGAAAGTTTATTACAACAAATCTGTTTGACCCCATCTTTCTTCTTTTCCATCAGCTCTCTAGTGGAAAATATGTGATGACACACACATCAATCAAAGAGAACAAGATCAATACAGATTAAAAGGAAGCAAGGTTGTCTATCAAAATTAATGTCCACATGCTTGATAATTTTAGTCTATGATAATGGCTTTTATGTATTGAAGggtatttttttcactttggtgtAAATAATTCTAGTAGTAGTTGGCTAGTTTATCTTTGTCCCCAGTTTTCCATGCTGCATGCCAAGAACAATGGAAATTGCaaaattttttatcattattggtttttaggggtgggcatcattgttgttgttgttgttgttgttctgttctgttgtttgttGGTTGTGTTCCAATGGCCTGAAAATCCCCGAAGGAGAGTGGTCAATaacatatttaatatttatttcatttatttatttatttatttatatattatttatttggTTTGATAAATTTCACGTACAGAGATATTAACTGTTTATAAagaattcttttgatttttaaatattgCCAAGTCCTGAAACAAAGAACCGTTGTGTCGACTGGCAATAGATGATCTCTTGGTGGCACATCAATGACAACAGGTGACGTAACTGTGggtataggccatttccgagtttatgtctgcctcctctttaaagagagtctaagtgcgaagtttttcttataaaaatttagttttcattcatatgtaaagtggacaaatgaaatcacaaaaaaatttgcacttagactcgctttaaagaggaggcggatatgaactcggaaatggcctattgtaaggtCTATTGCCAGATAATGGTGGATGATTGTCCAGTGGGTTGTGTGGAGACTGGATATGCTTGATATGCATggaggaggcggatatgaactcggaaaatgGCCTTTTGTAAGGTCTATTGCCAGATAATGGTGGATTGTTATCCAGTGGTTTGTGTGGAGACTGGATATGCTGGATATGCTGTGGCTTTGGCTAAACTTCCTCACcaggtcattttctctgtcttcGTAATGTTTGAGAAAGCAGCCTTGCACGTTTCAGATCCTTTGCTTTGAAGGCAGCCACTGGTCGCATAAGACAAAATCATCCTCTCTCCCcggcggggaatcgaaccccggtctcccgcgtgacaggcggggatactatccactatactaccgaggaAAAACACGGTGTTTAGCCAAGGCTTGAAGGGCGTGTTAAGTTTTGACACACGAATCGCGAACTTGCGCCGAAGAATACTCATGATGGAACCACGGAACCGCCATGTTTGGCACACTGGATGGCAATGTGTGAGGGATGGAGTCGGTCATTTCTGCACTAATTTACGCAAGCTAAgtgctttttttaaatctttgttccttctagtagcgtttcttctctgccggaataaaaattgaaaacgttggattccttgaaacttgaacctccttgaagtaactgaatgggcttcggcgtcttggaaaaaaaaaaaaaaaaacgtatcaCTTGCCTAGTTTGAGTCCAATAGATGGAAGTGGTGAGGGAATTCTGTGCACATTCTTCACTTGGAGCCAAATTGACGTTTTTCTGAAGGCTGAATGACGAAGGAACTGAACAAGACCTGTAAGAgatcttcttgaaaaatatgctTAAGACCTTCAAtaatttttgccgaaaataGGGCATGCAATTTCTTGCAGGGTCAGTGTTTCGTGCGGCTATCCTTCAAGCCCAGGTGTAAGAAAGTGtgcttttaattctttgttccttctagtagcgtttcttctctgccggaatcaaaattgaaacgtcGTTGAAACGACGCGCATGAATTACTAGCAGACGTGTCATTGCGATCTTTAACGATCCTTTAACTAAGAGACGTTGTAATGGGGAATTAGCTCAaaatggtagagcgcccgcttagcatgcgggaggtaccggggATCAATGCCCGATTCTCCACGTGCGATCAAATTTGGCCAATGTTCCGAGCTCAAATACAATCTCAAGCTGACTTTTTCTTGCGCTTGGCACAACCATGCTGGTCTTGTGAATATACATAGTTGGTCAGAGCGCTTGTTTTGTGAAGAGGAAGTCATGGCCTCAAGTCCAATTGGCGCCTAAGTATTAGTTTCTGACACATCTTACCGTGTGGCACGGTGACAAACCCACctgttttccgtgtcatgacatttgtttttgaagtaacTGAACGAGCTTCGGCGTCTTGGAGCTAAAAATCACTTGCCTAGTTTGAGTCCCAATAGATGGAAGTGGTGAGGGAATTCTGTGCACATTCTTGACTTGCAGCCAAATTGACTTTTTTTGAAGGCTGAATGACGGAGGAACTGACAAGACTGGCAGAAGATCTGCTTGAAAAATATGCGTAAgaccttcattaatttttgccgaaaataGGGCATGCAATTCTTTGCAGGGTCCAGTGTTTCGTGCGTCTATCCTTCAAGCACAGGTTGTAAGAAAGTGCTTGGAAGTGAGAAGTA
Above is a window of Montipora capricornis isolate CH-2021 chromosome 6, ASM3666992v2, whole genome shotgun sequence DNA encoding:
- the LOC138050407 gene encoding signal recognition particle receptor subunit beta-like → MATSVRSWVIDSLEGPNATVYGILIATLIVILTAVLYFVFGRNRSRGRSILLIGLTDSGKTLLFSRLSSGKYVMTHTSIKENKINTD
- the LOC138051158 gene encoding ankyrin repeat domain-containing protein 49-like gives rise to the protein MSDVDSSDEERKAFAETPANNPEPNIVDFLPASIPHEDEQETDARCNLSKIREEDLDQELSPSPNILLESCEKGMVDRVVEILELKASLINCKDEDGYSPLHRACYNGHLDVVGVLLERGADVRAVTEDGWQPLHCACRWGKTAVASLLLQNGADINAQTNGKQTALHFAASGVGGTTTLQLLLCNRWLDASVRNMQNETAYDIAYRSGKHYKLFEIVEDCINVK